The Coffea arabica cultivar ET-39 chromosome 1e, Coffea Arabica ET-39 HiFi, whole genome shotgun sequence genome has a window encoding:
- the LOC140016896 gene encoding uncharacterized protein: MADSLHRAFQKFDLGEKETEAVDLSWGDVEVGREECRLSLVGRIMGEKIANFTGVKNFTNHVWGYPRNMRVTELGPNVFQFNFEEEKDKERALNGRPWVLDNQLLVIKTWSEGIEKDPESFNTSHMWIQVWQLPIHWLCRVAGFKIGEVFKSVKEVIIPMGGGKEGKHMKILAEIDISKPLIRGLPVKHNEVEVWAEFKYERCPDFCYKCGVIGHSDKSCSFEERNGVTLRERQYGA, encoded by the coding sequence ATGGCTGATTCACTGCATAGAGCTTTTCAAAAGTTTGACCTGGGGGAGAAGGAAACAGAGGCAGTAGATTTGAGTTGGGGAGATGTTGAAGTAGGAAGGGAGGAATGTAGGCTTAGCTTAGTGGGAAGGATTATGGGTGAAAAGATTGCAAATTTCACAGGAGTGAAGAACTTCACTAACCACGTTTGGGGTTATCCTAGGAATATGAGAGTGACGGAGCTAGGCCCAAATGTGTTTCAGTTTAACTTTGAAGAGGAAAAAGATAAGGAAAGAGCACTGAATGGTCGACCCTGGGTGTTGGATAACCAGCTTCTAGTGATAAAAACATGGAGTGAGGGCATTGAAAAAGATCCAGAGAGTTTTAATACCTCACATATGTGGATACAGGTGTGGCAACTCCCAATTCACTGGTTGTGTAGAGTAGCGGGATTCAAAATTGGGGAAGTGTTTAAATCAGTCAAGGAGGTGATTATCCCAATGGggggtggaaaagaagggaaacATATGAAAATCTTGGCAGAAATAGATATCTCCAAACCTCTTATTAGAGGATTGCCGGTCAAACACAATGAGGTGGAAGTGTGGGCAGAATTTAAATACGAGCGGTGTCCGGATTTCTGCTATAAATGTGGGGTGATTGGACACAGTGATAAATCATGTTCCTTTGAGGAGAGAAATGGAGTAACCCTGCGGGAGAGGCAATATGGTGCTTGA
- the LOC140016894 gene encoding uncharacterized protein yields the protein MLFFCDNAETTWKLAPIQWDGLKDLRGNFVRWWEGILAAKKREQGQEHIALTVNILWQIWKARNRKAFDEKEADPRKTVQKAIVEWDEYIEAQKDIAGDYIQQTTNSSREEEWKPPTRGTIKINSDAAFSKNMGRTGIGVVARNAKGELMKAWARAELKHSEPQVEEAVAIRMGMQMAWEANWRTVEFQSDCKEVVDMINKEDEQQTRIAIILKDIANMRCLFEQCTFSFVHRSGNGCAHSLAKFAVKLAKNVEWEVCFPMWFHESAQKEYKGSNPNVSTSCSIKL from the coding sequence ATGCTGTTCTTTTGTGACAATGCTGAAACCACATGGAAACTTGCTCCTATACAATGGGATGGATTGAAGGACCTGCGAGGGAATTTTGTACGTTGGTGGGAAGGAATATTAGCAgcaaaaaaaagggaacaagGACAGGAACATATAGCACTAACTGTAAACATTCTTTGGCAAATATGGAAGGCAAGGAACAGAAAGGCTTTTGACGAAAAAGAAGCAGACCCAAGAAAGACAGTGCAGAAGGCTATAGTGGAATGGGATGAGTATATAGAGGCCCAAAAAGATATAGCGGGGGACTACATTCAACAAACAACAAACTCAAGCAGAGAAGAGGAATGGAAACCACCAACAAGAGGCACGATAAAGATAAATTCTGATGCCGCATTCTCAAAGAACATGGGGAGAACAGGCATAGGTGTTGTGGCCAGAAATGCAAAAGGAGAACTGATGAAAGCATGGGCAAGAGCTGAACTCAAACATAGCGAGCCACAAGTGGAGGAAGCAGTAGCAATCAGAATGGGAATGCAAATGGCCTGGGAAGCTAACTGGAGGACAGTAGAGTTCCAGTCGGATTGCAAGGAGGTGGTGGACATGATTAACAAGGAAGATGAGCAACAAACCAGGATAGCTATCATCCTTAAGGACATTGCAAATATGAGATGTTTGTTTGAACAATGTACTTTCTCCTTTGTCCATAGATCTGGGAATGGCTGTGCACATAGCTTAGCAAAGTTTGCAGTAAAGCTAGCAAAAAATGTTGAATGGGAAGTGTGTTTTCCCATGTGGTTCCATGAGAGTGCACAAAAGGAATACAAAGGGAGCAATCCTAATGTATCTACGTCTTGTAGTATCAAgttatga